A stretch of Paludisphaera borealis DNA encodes these proteins:
- a CDS encoding beta strand repeat-containing protein encodes MRPERERLEDRLAPAVGGWSSAGAAAAVPALISSASNSTTTAPTPSPSVPVGAQYAVSESLGKDDPAYAAAASGDGYAVSNATNQYSAFLDASGLHVATGSDAWSLTVQGVGYGGSLQTLGTATSTSTANRVEYDYGGVSQWFVNGPLGLQQGFTLAQRPAGGTSGAPLTVGLALGGDLTATADAGGTSVTLARADGSSALSYGGLIAYDATGRAIPAHMSVVTTADGQSLSIQVDDAGAQYPLTIDPFVQQAKLTGDEVDVSLFGYAVGMNGDGTELIIGSKGVNIGFNNGQGVAYVFTRTGTSWSQTARLTASDGAAGDSLGFAVALSLDGATAVVGAPNAAIGNNTHQGAVYVYSRSGSSWTQTQKVSASDGAAEAFFGSAVSTSGDGAVFVVGVPNATVGGNAKQGAGYVFDKGGALWSQASKITVGDGAANALLGYSVSISGDAVTVALGAPGATIGGKSGQGAVYLFNGSGATWSQAAKLVASDGAAGAAFGTSVSASYNGGVVLSGAPNATIGANANQGAAYVYTRSGSLWPQTNKLTASDGAAADNFGIAVALSGDGGTAVVGAPYAKIGANANQGAVYVYTKSGALWPQTIKLTASDGAAADLFGSPVAVSADGGALLVGVPSAPVGTHFFQGAAYVYYNAAAVTVTSNPVNQTTSVGSTVTFTAAANGSPLPSVQWQVSVDGGANWVNIAGAVQDWFTYAPNLADSGDKFRAVFTNNVGSTVATTAATLTVVKQSTVLTITSNVNPRGVGDTLNLTVHAAAANGVGTPNGGTVNLNIGAVNLSGTLVNGLAVFSSIPVLAVGTYTATATYGGSGDPTFGPAAATLSQVVVRGTTFLNGVVPAQATAGQAVAMKGVVTYTGTTSPPVGGVVFMDNGQPIGFSQLATAAGATAATFTTSTLAVGDHYIQLVYLGEAGTFPSATGVYHLVVAAAGASSVANSIPAPVMDGTAPNSGVGTIGDDHSSASASSLGGPVTNAASGGSAQSAVTITSSPVSQTTTIGSTATFTSSATGSPQLSVQWQVSVDGGANWADVAGATQDWLTITPALADSGNQYRALFTNNIGSTVPTLVATLTVVKQSTVLTITSNVNPRGVGDTLNLTVHAAAANGVGTPNGGTVNLNIGAVNLSGTLVNGLAVFSSIPVLAVGTYTATATYGGSGDPTFGPAAATLSQVVVRGTTFLNGVVPAQATAGQAVAMKGVVTYTGTTSPPVGGVMFMDNGQPIGFSQLATAAGATAATFTTSTLAVGDHYIQLVYLGEAGTFPSATGVYHLVVAAAANSNSLIAAGAPAASSVSSSVAAASASAAVEVGASPRSLASATQSKTVAVQPKVAARPSASAARVLQQRLSVAYKTR; translated from the coding sequence TTGCGTCCGGAGCGTGAGCGGCTGGAAGATCGTCTCGCGCCGGCCGTGGGGGGATGGTCGAGCGCCGGCGCGGCCGCGGCGGTTCCCGCCTTGATCTCGAGCGCCTCGAATTCGACGACGACGGCCCCCACCCCGTCGCCGAGCGTCCCTGTCGGGGCCCAGTACGCAGTGTCGGAGTCGCTCGGCAAGGACGATCCGGCCTACGCGGCGGCCGCCTCGGGCGACGGCTACGCCGTGAGCAACGCCACCAACCAGTACTCCGCCTTCCTTGACGCGTCCGGGCTTCATGTGGCGACGGGTTCCGACGCCTGGTCGCTGACGGTGCAGGGGGTCGGTTACGGCGGCTCGCTCCAGACGCTGGGGACGGCGACCTCGACGTCGACCGCGAACCGCGTCGAGTACGACTACGGCGGCGTCTCGCAGTGGTTCGTCAACGGCCCGCTCGGACTCCAGCAGGGCTTCACCCTCGCGCAGCGGCCGGCGGGCGGGACGAGCGGCGCGCCGCTGACGGTCGGCCTGGCTCTGGGCGGCGACTTGACCGCGACGGCCGACGCCGGCGGCACCAGCGTCACGCTGGCGCGGGCCGACGGCAGTTCGGCCTTGAGTTACGGCGGCCTGATCGCCTACGACGCCACCGGCCGGGCGATCCCGGCCCACATGTCGGTCGTCACGACGGCCGACGGCCAGTCGCTGTCGATCCAGGTCGACGACGCCGGAGCCCAGTACCCCCTGACCATCGACCCGTTCGTTCAGCAGGCCAAGCTGACCGGCGACGAGGTGGACGTGAGCCTGTTCGGGTATGCGGTGGGGATGAACGGTGACGGCACCGAGCTCATCATCGGCTCCAAAGGGGTGAACATCGGCTTCAACAACGGGCAAGGCGTGGCTTACGTCTTCACGAGGACGGGGACGTCCTGGAGCCAGACGGCGCGGTTGACGGCCAGCGACGGGGCCGCGGGCGACTCGCTGGGCTTTGCCGTCGCGCTCAGCCTCGACGGAGCCACGGCGGTCGTGGGGGCTCCGAACGCGGCGATCGGGAACAACACCCACCAGGGGGCGGTCTACGTCTACAGTCGTTCGGGCTCCTCCTGGACTCAGACCCAGAAGGTGAGCGCCTCCGACGGCGCCGCCGAGGCGTTCTTCGGCTCCGCCGTCTCGACCAGCGGCGACGGCGCCGTGTTCGTGGTCGGCGTGCCCAACGCCACGGTCGGCGGCAACGCCAAGCAGGGCGCGGGATACGTCTTCGACAAGGGGGGGGCTCTCTGGTCCCAGGCGTCGAAGATCACCGTCGGCGACGGCGCGGCCAACGCCTTGCTCGGCTACTCGGTCTCGATCAGCGGCGACGCCGTCACGGTGGCGCTCGGGGCCCCGGGCGCGACGATCGGCGGCAAGTCGGGCCAGGGCGCGGTCTACCTGTTCAACGGCTCGGGCGCCACCTGGAGCCAGGCGGCCAAGCTCGTCGCCAGCGACGGCGCGGCCGGCGCCGCGTTCGGGACGTCGGTCTCGGCCAGCTACAACGGCGGGGTGGTGCTCTCCGGCGCCCCGAACGCCACGATCGGCGCCAACGCCAATCAGGGCGCCGCCTACGTCTACACGAGGTCGGGATCGCTCTGGCCGCAGACGAACAAACTGACCGCCAGCGACGGCGCGGCCGCCGACAACTTCGGCATCGCGGTCGCCCTCAGCGGCGACGGCGGCACCGCCGTCGTCGGAGCGCCTTACGCGAAGATCGGGGCCAACGCCAATCAGGGCGCCGTCTACGTTTACACGAAATCGGGGGCGCTCTGGCCGCAGACGATCAAGCTGACCGCCAGCGACGGCGCGGCCGCCGACCTCTTCGGCAGTCCGGTGGCCGTGAGCGCCGACGGCGGCGCCTTGCTGGTGGGCGTGCCGAGCGCGCCGGTCGGCACTCACTTCTTCCAGGGGGCCGCCTACGTCTACTACAACGCGGCCGCGGTCACGGTGACGAGCAACCCGGTCAACCAGACGACGTCCGTCGGATCGACCGTAACCTTCACCGCCGCCGCCAACGGCTCGCCGCTGCCGAGCGTCCAGTGGCAGGTCAGCGTCGACGGCGGCGCGAACTGGGTCAACATCGCCGGCGCGGTCCAGGACTGGTTCACGTACGCGCCCAACCTGGCCGACTCGGGCGATAAATTCCGCGCCGTGTTCACCAACAACGTCGGTTCGACCGTGGCGACCACCGCCGCGACGCTGACCGTCGTCAAGCAGAGCACGGTGCTCACGATCACCTCGAACGTCAACCCCCGAGGCGTCGGCGACACCCTCAACCTCACCGTCCACGCCGCCGCCGCCAACGGCGTCGGAACCCCCAACGGCGGCACCGTCAACCTCAACATCGGCGCCGTCAACCTCAGCGGCACCCTGGTCAACGGCCTCGCCGTCTTCTCCTCGATCCCCGTCCTGGCCGTCGGAACCTACACGGCGACGGCGACCTACGGCGGCTCGGGCGATCCGACCTTCGGACCCGCCGCCGCCACCTTGTCCCAGGTGGTCGTCCGCGGCACCACCTTCCTCAACGGCGTCGTGCCCGCCCAGGCGACGGCCGGCCAGGCGGTGGCGATGAAGGGGGTCGTGACCTACACCGGAACCACCTCGCCGCCGGTGGGCGGCGTGGTCTTCATGGACAACGGCCAGCCGATCGGCTTCAGCCAGTTGGCGACGGCGGCGGGGGCGACGGCGGCGACGTTCACGACCTCGACGCTGGCCGTCGGCGACCACTACATCCAGTTGGTCTATCTGGGCGAAGCCGGCACCTTCCCGTCGGCGACCGGGGTCTACCACCTGGTGGTCGCGGCGGCCGGCGCGTCCTCCGTCGCGAATTCCATTCCGGCTCCCGTCATGGACGGGACGGCTCCGAACTCGGGCGTCGGGACGATCGGCGACGACCACTCGTCCGCGTCCGCCAGCTCGCTCGGAGGCCCCGTCACGAATGCCGCGAGCGGCGGAAGCGCCCAGTCGGCCGTGACGATCACGAGCAGCCCCGTCAGCCAGACGACGACCATCGGCTCGACGGCGACCTTCACGTCCTCCGCCACCGGGTCGCCGCAGCTCAGCGTCCAGTGGCAGGTCAGCGTCGACGGCGGCGCGAACTGGGCCGACGTCGCCGGCGCGACCCAGGACTGGCTCACCATCACGCCCGCCCTGGCCGACTCGGGCAACCAGTACCGCGCGTTGTTCACCAACAACATCGGCTCGACCGTGCCGACCCTCGTCGCCACGCTGACCGTCGTGAAGCAGAGCACGGTGCTGACGATCACCTCGAACGTCAATCCGCGAGGCGTCGGCGACACCCTCAACCTCACCGTCCACGCCGCCGCCGCCAACGGCGTCGGAACCCCCAACGGCGGCACCGTCAACCTCAACATCGGCGCCGTCAACCTCAGCGGCACCCTGGTCAACGGCCTCGCCGTCTTCTCCTCGATCCCCGTCCTGGCCGTCGGAACCTACACGGCGACGGCGACCTACGGCGGCTCGGGCGATCCGACCTTCGGACCCGCCGCCGCCACCTTGTCCCAGGTGGTCGTCCGCGGCACCACGTTCCTCAACGGCGTCGTTCCCGCCCAGGCGACGGCCGGCCAGGCGGTGGCGATGAAGGGGGTCGTGACCTACACCGGGACCACCTCGCCGCCGGTGGGCGGCGTGATGTTCATGGACAACGGCCAGCCGATCGGCTTCAGCCAGTTGGCGACGGCGGCGGGGGCGACGGCGGCGACGTTCACGACCTCGACGCTGGCCGTCGGCGACCACTACATCCAGTTGGTCTATCTGGGCGAAGCCGGCACCTTCCCGTCGGCGACCGGGGTCTACCACCTGGTGGTCGCGGCGGCGGCCAACTCCAACTCCCTCATAGCCGCCGGCGCCCCGGCGGCATCGTCGGTTTCGTCGAGCGTCGCGGCGGCTTCCGCCTCCGCGGCGGTCGAAGTCGGCGCGTCGCCCAGGAGCCTGGCCTCCGCCACGCAGAGCAAGACCGTCGCCGTTCAGCCGAAGGTCGCCGCCCGCCCTAGCGCGAGCGCGGCCCGCGTTCTTCAGCAACGGCTCAGCGTCGCGTACAAGACGCGCTGA
- a CDS encoding carboxypeptidase regulatory-like domain-containing protein, which translates to MRCRGFWLPILAVTLWASSAGSNAWADDYWVETVDWVPTSSVSILPTSYLAATSYVLPTSYSVPTVYATAYATERVLTPTSYVVPSYYETRFRRSIFGRRLIPSAIGRYTVPTGLTSYTPTTYYAPTSYFPTTLYYPTAYYVPTTYRTVPTVIDRSVVATEYVRESSLCCDDATPIAMAPARTIAPERSSESSARRPRRSVVQSEPEEDDAPSLPSDVEPTPAPVVKPRVAPENNAGVRKPAEAAKTETPKETTGSPPNPPAPERRDSAARPEDTSKQAITPAPEPSKATEPALPKAPSGVDEFLNEPAPLPTAPDEAGTRSESRKPVYDPARAFRTESRNVLFGRVRERETREPEEGVRVLLSNRTNTFDDRVAMTDAFGRFAVRVPDGDWTVKVTMPSGRVYSVSEITVSNGQISDDQGRDVPSLTITR; encoded by the coding sequence ATGCGCTGCCGTGGCTTTTGGTTGCCGATCCTGGCGGTGACTCTCTGGGCTTCGAGCGCCGGATCGAACGCTTGGGCCGATGATTACTGGGTCGAGACGGTCGACTGGGTGCCGACGTCGAGCGTCTCGATTCTCCCGACGTCGTACCTCGCGGCGACTTCGTACGTCTTGCCCACCTCGTACAGCGTGCCGACCGTCTATGCGACGGCCTACGCCACCGAGCGCGTGCTGACGCCGACCTCGTACGTCGTCCCCAGCTACTATGAAACCCGATTCCGCCGCAGCATCTTCGGCCGGCGGCTGATTCCCAGCGCCATCGGCAGATACACGGTTCCCACCGGCCTCACCTCCTACACGCCGACGACTTACTACGCGCCGACGAGCTACTTCCCGACGACGCTCTATTATCCGACGGCCTACTACGTCCCGACCACGTACCGGACGGTTCCGACCGTGATCGACCGCTCGGTCGTCGCCACCGAGTACGTCCGCGAGTCGAGCCTCTGCTGCGACGACGCGACTCCCATCGCCATGGCCCCGGCGCGCACGATCGCCCCGGAGCGGTCGAGCGAATCGTCGGCCCGCCGCCCGCGTCGGTCCGTCGTGCAGTCCGAGCCCGAGGAAGACGACGCTCCGTCGCTCCCCTCCGACGTCGAGCCGACTCCCGCGCCGGTGGTCAAGCCCCGGGTGGCTCCGGAGAACAACGCGGGCGTCAGGAAGCCCGCCGAGGCCGCAAAGACCGAGACCCCGAAGGAAACGACCGGGAGCCCGCCGAATCCCCCCGCGCCGGAACGCCGTGACTCGGCGGCCCGCCCCGAAGACACCTCGAAGCAGGCCATCACGCCGGCCCCCGAGCCGTCGAAAGCAACCGAGCCGGCGCTGCCCAAGGCCCCGTCCGGCGTTGACGAGTTCCTGAACGAGCCGGCCCCGCTGCCGACCGCCCCTGACGAGGCCGGGACCCGCAGCGAGTCACGCAAGCCAGTCTACGACCCGGCACGCGCATTCCGGACCGAGAGCCGCAACGTCCTCTTCGGCCGCGTCCGCGAGCGCGAGACCCGCGAGCCCGAGGAAGGAGTCCGCGTCTTGCTGAGCAACCGCACCAACACCTTCGACGATCGGGTCGCCATGACCGACGCCTTCGGCCGGTTCGCCGTCCGCGTCCCCGACGGCGACTGGACCGTCAAGGTGACGATGCCCAGCGGCCGGGTCTACTCGGTGAGCGAGATCACCGTCAGCAACGGCCAGATCAGCGACGATCAGGGACGCGACGTCCCCAGCCTGACCATCACCCGCTGA
- a CDS encoding esterase/lipase family protein, producing MIGRLQAPIVLAHGLFGFSRIGIGPLTLTSYFRGIPQALRDAGNRVLVTRVHPIASIDFRAQRLGYRILTNFPDEPVHVIGHSMGGLDTRRLLAEPGWRKRILSLTTIGSPHQGTIIADFAKLKVGRIFRLLSALGIDHRGCLDVTRRAARHFHRMYPQPDDLPCFSLAGEPNADDVAWPLHRLFEALSEMEGSNDGLVPAESARAFGEPLPSWPLDHLRQMNWLTPPEDAGSDHSVPALYGRIVDNLVALGFGADEDQPPCEHRAATTAGPVI from the coding sequence ATGATCGGGCGGCTTCAAGCTCCCATCGTTTTAGCGCACGGGCTGTTCGGATTCTCACGGATCGGAATCGGCCCGCTGACGCTGACCTCGTATTTTCGAGGCATCCCCCAGGCCCTTCGCGACGCCGGCAATCGGGTGCTGGTCACGCGCGTTCATCCGATCGCGTCGATCGACTTTCGCGCCCAGCGGCTCGGCTATCGCATTCTCACAAACTTCCCCGACGAGCCCGTGCACGTCATCGGCCACAGCATGGGAGGGCTCGACACCCGCCGGTTGCTCGCCGAGCCCGGCTGGCGGAAGCGGATCTTGAGCCTGACGACGATCGGGTCGCCGCATCAGGGGACGATCATCGCCGACTTCGCCAAGCTGAAAGTGGGGCGGATCTTCCGGCTCTTGAGCGCGCTGGGGATCGACCACCGCGGCTGCCTCGACGTGACCCGCCGCGCGGCCCGGCATTTCCACCGCATGTATCCTCAGCCCGATGACCTGCCGTGCTTCAGCCTGGCGGGCGAGCCAAACGCCGACGACGTCGCCTGGCCGCTCCATCGCCTATTCGAAGCCCTCTCCGAGATGGAAGGTTCGAATGACGGTCTGGTCCCCGCCGAATCGGCGCGCGCCTTCGGCGAGCCGCTGCCGTCGTGGCCGCTGGACCATCTTCGCCAGATGAACTGGCTGACTCCGCCCGAAGACGCCGGCTCGGACCACTCCGTCCCGGCCCTCTACGGCCGGATCGTCGACAACCTGGTTGCGCTGGGGTTCGGTGCCGACGAGGATCAACCGCCGTGCGAGCACCGGGCCGCGACGACCGCTGGCCCCGTGATCTGA
- a CDS encoding RNA polymerase sigma factor, translating to MGRISGNVIGELTRVLRWGTATGDDDDRLLERFLANRDESAFTALVARHGPMVLGVCRRVLRDEHDVEDAFQATFLVLVRSAGAIRRGELVGPWLHGVAHRVAVRARAGAARRFVREKNGADVESLALAPAARDHEHAELRTILDAELARLPEALRAPLVLCYLEGLTHEQAAGRLRQPVGTIRSRLSRGRDRLRTRLARRGVSADDAAWGTIVLAEPVSPVLFETTVRSALEFTVHHNTATALVSATTAALAKGVLDAMLISKLKLAGACALGLILTMGGVSGYALQQGPGEKKAEPTPAIETPQDTSTSRVASEVRELKATILKSELELAELKRRREELENHITDVESVVARKRKVLADVLQNANNPRTAPAQKPAEDQKADGTNQLEYLDPDKPIVIPSPRGDVVTVFGIPNQRARMMGGMGAQMMGRMGPGGGMGAMMGRDAAKSYLDPQSVRLAEEGDPRLVVTAVTNQMLIPLALRGEKIQRLAVFNKQYSRWDVEELREPVKEATPVSSQYMTVYALGRRLYTYSAGAGRWSVLELPEGATPKAIASDRGLTLKYGDKVHIYNIQSGEWTEFDLHMKPKESEKEE from the coding sequence GTGGGCCGCATTTCGGGGAACGTCATTGGCGAGCTGACGCGCGTACTCCGCTGGGGGACGGCGACCGGCGACGACGACGATCGGCTGCTGGAGCGGTTCCTCGCCAATCGCGACGAGTCAGCCTTCACCGCGCTCGTCGCGCGGCACGGGCCGATGGTCCTGGGCGTCTGCCGCCGCGTCCTTCGCGACGAGCACGACGTCGAGGACGCGTTCCAGGCGACGTTCCTGGTTCTGGTGCGCAGCGCCGGGGCGATCCGCCGGGGTGAATTGGTCGGCCCCTGGCTCCACGGCGTCGCCCACCGGGTCGCCGTCCGGGCTCGGGCCGGCGCCGCCCGCCGGTTCGTCCGTGAGAAGAACGGGGCGGACGTGGAGTCACTGGCACTCGCGCCGGCGGCTCGCGACCACGAGCACGCCGAACTGCGGACGATCCTCGACGCCGAACTGGCGAGACTCCCCGAGGCGCTCCGCGCGCCTTTAGTCCTCTGCTATCTCGAAGGTCTGACCCACGAGCAGGCCGCCGGTCGATTGCGACAGCCGGTGGGCACGATCCGCAGCCGGCTCTCGCGGGGCCGCGACCGACTTCGAACCCGCCTGGCCCGTCGCGGTGTGTCGGCCGACGACGCCGCCTGGGGCACGATCGTCCTCGCCGAGCCAGTCTCGCCCGTCCTGTTCGAAACGACCGTCCGGTCCGCCCTGGAATTCACCGTCCACCACAACACCGCCACGGCCCTGGTCTCCGCCACGACCGCCGCGCTCGCCAAGGGAGTTCTCGACGCCATGTTGATCTCGAAATTGAAGCTGGCTGGCGCCTGCGCGCTGGGGTTGATCCTGACAATGGGCGGGGTGAGCGGCTACGCGCTGCAACAGGGGCCAGGTGAGAAGAAAGCGGAGCCGACGCCCGCGATCGAGACGCCACAAGACACTTCGACGTCGCGCGTCGCGAGCGAAGTGCGGGAGCTGAAGGCAACGATCCTCAAATCCGAACTCGAACTCGCGGAGTTGAAGCGCCGGAGAGAGGAACTCGAGAATCATATCACCGACGTAGAGAGCGTGGTGGCCAGGAAACGGAAAGTGCTGGCAGACGTGCTCCAGAATGCAAACAACCCGCGAACCGCCCCGGCGCAGAAGCCCGCCGAGGACCAGAAAGCCGACGGCACGAACCAACTCGAGTACCTCGACCCCGACAAACCTATCGTCATTCCGTCACCGAGAGGTGACGTCGTCACGGTCTTCGGAATTCCCAACCAAAGAGCGAGGATGATGGGCGGCATGGGTGCCCAGATGATGGGTCGAATGGGACCGGGCGGCGGCATGGGTGCCATGATGGGCCGCGACGCGGCGAAGTCGTACCTTGACCCCCAGTCCGTCCGACTGGCTGAAGAGGGCGACCCCCGGCTAGTCGTTACCGCGGTTACCAACCAGATGCTGATACCTTTGGCGCTTCGGGGTGAGAAGATCCAGCGGCTCGCGGTCTTCAATAAGCAGTACAGCCGCTGGGACGTCGAGGAACTGCGCGAGCCTGTAAAGGAAGCGACGCCCGTATCGAGTCAATACATGACCGTCTACGCCCTCGGCCGGCGGCTTTACACCTACAGCGCCGGGGCCGGGAGGTGGAGCGTGCTGGAGTTGCCTGAGGGCGCGACGCCGAAGGCGATTGCGAGCGATCGCGGCCTCACGTTGAAGTATGGAGATAAAGTTCACATCTACAATATCCAGTCGGGCGAATGGACCGAATTCGACCTTCATATGAAGCCCAAGGAATCGGAGAAGGAGGAGTGA
- a CDS encoding glycosyltransferase family 4 protein, which yields MSPLPTSERPLRVGLLVSYFHPFASGAERQALAQGLELVRRGHSVRVITRSVPGYPIDDEEYQGVQIHRWIKTWDRGPAFALSFVAGVVGALRRLRGELDVVHTHQALWEAVATGLARPSLRGIPTLVQPASSGYYGEAQELGRTRGAPLLRRIILRNTHFAAISDDIAREWTDLGVPSGRLSRLCSGVDTDVFHPGPSLVDQELLPRPRVVFTGRLHPQKNLPMLLDAWAEVSRRSAANLILIGPGTDRQALMEQAESLGIADRVQFVGAVPNPADYLRAADVFVLPSVAEGMSNSLLEAMASALPCVVSGVGGNTDLIAHGRTGLLVSPPTPEAWASTLLALIHDPAEALRLGQAARDRVETEYSLRAVVDRYVDLYRDLIAKEDQHKGR from the coding sequence ATGTCACCGCTCCCGACTTCGGAACGGCCGTTGCGCGTCGGCCTGCTGGTCAGCTACTTCCACCCGTTCGCCAGTGGGGCCGAGCGCCAGGCGCTGGCGCAGGGACTCGAACTCGTTCGGCGCGGTCACTCGGTCCGGGTGATCACCCGGTCGGTCCCCGGCTATCCAATCGACGACGAGGAATATCAGGGGGTTCAGATCCACCGCTGGATCAAGACCTGGGACCGTGGGCCGGCCTTCGCCCTCAGTTTCGTCGCCGGCGTCGTCGGGGCGCTGCGGCGGTTGCGCGGCGAGCTGGACGTCGTCCACACCCACCAGGCGCTCTGGGAAGCCGTGGCGACCGGTCTGGCTCGGCCGTCGCTCCGGGGAATCCCGACGCTCGTCCAGCCGGCCAGTTCGGGATACTACGGCGAAGCCCAGGAGCTGGGCCGGACTCGGGGCGCTCCCCTGCTCCGGCGGATCATCTTGCGTAACACGCATTTCGCCGCGATCTCCGACGACATCGCCCGCGAGTGGACGGACCTGGGCGTGCCGTCCGGTCGGCTCAGTCGTCTTTGCAGCGGCGTCGACACCGACGTCTTCCACCCCGGCCCGAGCCTGGTCGACCAGGAATTGCTGCCGCGTCCCCGCGTCGTTTTTACAGGCCGGCTGCACCCCCAGAAGAACCTGCCGATGCTGCTGGACGCCTGGGCCGAGGTCTCCCGCCGGTCGGCCGCGAACCTGATCCTGATCGGCCCTGGGACCGATCGCCAGGCCCTTATGGAACAGGCCGAGTCGCTGGGAATCGCCGATCGCGTCCAGTTCGTGGGCGCGGTGCCGAACCCGGCCGACTACCTCCGCGCCGCCGACGTCTTCGTCCTGCCCAGCGTGGCCGAGGGGATGAGCAACTCGCTCCTCGAAGCGATGGCCTCGGCCCTCCCCTGCGTCGTCTCGGGCGTGGGGGGCAACACCGACCTGATCGCCCACGGCCGGACCGGCCTGCTGGTCTCGCCCCCGACGCCCGAAGCCTGGGCCTCGACGCTGCTCGCCTTGATCCACGACCCCGCCGAAGCCCTCCGCCTTGGCCAGGCCGCCCGCGACCGCGTCGAGACCGAATACTCCCTCCGCGCCGTCGTCGACCGTTACGTCGACTTATATCGCGATCTGATCGCGAAAGAAGATCAGCACAAAGGCCGATGA
- a CDS encoding N,N-dimethylformamidase beta subunit family domain-containing protein, with product MAPPIDMNRRDWLRTATAAGLVSTAGLNSAVIARGPSAADPDRIRRENEKPGTRDWLNANVRVDPKTRYRSPGIEGYASHTSIRPGEKLTIHVSTNPALRFTLEVYRMGYYQGHGARRVEKLGTFPGSSQPDPPIGEMRLRECAWEPSVALTIPDDWTSGVYIGKLKTEGEGLESYVVFVVRDDRQADFLFQVSDNTWNAYNRWPSQFSLYDDGVKEWYWGPDVQTSFDRPYGKYCQIFDVPLSVGSGEWLLWEFPLAYWMEQHGCDVTYISNIDTHLDPAGLKRAKGWISIGHDEYWSLAMFDHMKQAVADGLNLAFLSGNSICGVVDIHPSSDGRPGRIIERVGRFGSPRKEELEQGFPEEGRFKKNGPNEATLMGAQSTFPVTGGGDWTCRKPDHWLFAGTGMKAGDGVAGLVGWEWHGEPWSIPGLEVLASGPTKSSRGEGVYTATIYPGPKDNFVFNAATIWWATGLASPPGFILPDVYTKPKGVDPRVQQMTKNLLDRMRGA from the coding sequence ATGGCGCCGCCGATTGACATGAACCGTCGCGATTGGTTGAGAACCGCGACGGCCGCGGGGCTGGTCTCGACGGCGGGGCTGAACTCCGCCGTGATCGCGCGCGGGCCCTCCGCCGCCGATCCCGACCGCATCCGTCGGGAGAACGAGAAGCCCGGCACGCGCGACTGGCTGAACGCCAACGTCCGCGTCGATCCCAAGACCCGGTATCGGAGCCCTGGAATCGAGGGCTACGCCTCGCATACGAGCATCCGCCCGGGCGAGAAGCTGACGATCCACGTCAGCACGAATCCGGCCTTGCGGTTCACGCTCGAAGTCTATCGGATGGGCTATTACCAGGGCCACGGAGCGCGGCGGGTCGAGAAGCTGGGGACGTTTCCCGGCTCGTCCCAGCCCGATCCGCCGATCGGCGAGATGCGGCTCCGCGAGTGCGCGTGGGAGCCGAGCGTCGCCCTGACGATCCCCGACGACTGGACCAGCGGCGTCTACATCGGCAAGCTCAAGACCGAGGGCGAGGGGCTCGAAAGCTACGTCGTCTTCGTCGTCCGCGACGACCGCCAGGCCGATTTCCTGTTTCAGGTCTCCGACAACACCTGGAACGCCTACAACCGCTGGCCGTCGCAGTTCTCGCTCTACGACGACGGCGTCAAAGAGTGGTACTGGGGACCGGACGTCCAGACGAGCTTCGACCGGCCGTACGGCAAATACTGCCAGATCTTCGACGTGCCGCTCTCGGTGGGCTCGGGCGAGTGGCTGCTCTGGGAGTTTCCGCTCGCCTACTGGATGGAGCAGCACGGCTGCGACGTCACGTACATCTCGAACATCGACACCCACCTCGACCCCGCCGGCCTCAAACGGGCCAAGGGGTGGATCTCGATCGGCCACGACGAATACTGGTCGCTCGCGATGTTCGACCACATGAAGCAGGCGGTCGCCGACGGCCTCAACCTGGCCTTCCTCTCGGGCAACAGCATCTGCGGCGTCGTCGACATTCACCCGTCGAGCGACGGCCGACCCGGCCGGATCATCGAGCGCGTGGGACGCTTCGGCTCGCCCCGCAAGGAAGAACTCGAACAGGGCTTCCCCGAGGAGGGTCGGTTCAAGAAGAACGGCCCCAACGAGGCGACGCTGATGGGCGCCCAGAGCACGTTCCCGGTCACCGGCGGCGGCGACTGGACCTGCCGCAAGCCCGACCACTGGCTGTTCGCCGGCACCGGCATGAAGGCCGGCGACGGCGTCGCCGGCCTGGTCGGCTGGGAGTGGCACGGCGAGCCCTGGTCGATCCCCGGGCTGGAAGTCCTGGCCAGCGGACCCACTAAAAGCTCCCGGGGCGAAGGGGTCTACACGGCCACGATCTACCCCGGCCCCAAGGACAACTTCGTCTTCAACGCCGCGACCATCTGGTGGGCCACCGGCCTGGCGAGCCCCCCCGGCTTCATCCTCCCCGACGTTTACACCAAGCCCAAGGGGGTCGACCCGCGCGTCCAGCAGATGACCAAGAATCTGTTGGACAGAATGCGAGGGGCGTAG